GCCGCGCGCACCTGGGCCGAGGCGCGCGCCTACGGCCTGACGCCGCTGCTGCTGCCCGACGGGGGCCTCCCGGCGCGGGGGCTGGCGAGTACCGTGGTGCGCGTGGTGGAGGGTGAGGTGGAGGTGCTGCGCGAGGGGGCACTCCCGGCCGGGCAGGTGCGGGAACGGCTGCGCACCCGACCGGGAGCGGGCACGTGACCCCTCCGCTGCCCCAGGCCCTGATCGGGGCGGCGCTGCTGGCGGCGGGCCGGCCGGTCACGCGGCGCGAGGTCGCGGACCTGCTGGGTCTGCCGGAGGAAGCGGCGGCGCGGGCGCTGGAGGCCTTTGCGGCCACGTTGCAGGGGGCCGGGCTGGGCTTTGAGGTGGAGGCTGTGGCGGGGGGCTACCGCCTGGTGGTGCCGCCTGGCCTCGCCGCGCACCTCGCGCCCCTGCTCGCGCCGCCCGCGCTGCCCCCGCTGAGCGCCGCCGCCCTGGAGGTGCTGGCCGTGATCGCCTACCGCCAGCCCGTGACCCGCGCCGAGATCGAGGCGATGCGGGGCGGCAGCGCGGGCACCGTCGTGACCTTGCAGGAGCGCGAGCTGGTCAAGGTGGTGGGCCGCTCGGACGCGGTGGGCCAGCCGCTGCTGTACGGCACCACCGAGCGCTTCCTGCTGGAGTTCGGCCTGACCGGCCTGGACGACCTGCCGCCGCTGGAAGGCGCGGACTTCTCGCACCTGCTGCGCGGCTGAACCCCGCCCACCTTGCGGCTTTCTCCATCTTCGGGCGGGGCGGCTTGTGCGGGAATGGGCAGCGTGGCAGAACGGGGACGCCGCCCATGACCCTGCCCCTGTCCTCCCCCGCCTCCACCACCGACCTGACGGCCTTTGACCCCGCCGAGCTGTTGCACCTGCTGGCCGAACGGGGCCGCACGGGCGTCTTCCGCGTCGCCCAGCCGGCAGGAGAAGTGCAGGTCTGGCTGGAGGGCGGGCGGGTCCGGCACCTGCGCGCCGGAAGCCTGCGCGGCCCGGAGGTCCTGGCGCACCTGCTGCGCGAGCCAGTGGGCCGCTTTCACTTTGAGGAAGGCTTCACCCACCCCGCCCCCGACCTCGACGCCCACCTGGACGAACTGCTGCTGGAGGCGCTGGACACCCTGCCGGAAGCGGAACCGCGCTTCGGCGGCCCGGCGCGCATCGCGTCGCCCGAGCGGGTGGCCCGCCTGGGCTGGACCGAGAGGCAGCGGGAGCTGCTGCGCCAGATCGAGGCGGGGCGGCCGCTGGCGGAACTGGCCCGGCAGCCAGGTGCCCGGCCCCTGCTCGCCAAGCTTACCCGGTTGCGGCTGGTGGTTCCCCGTTCCCTGCGGGTCGCACGCCTGACCGTGGGCGTGACGCACGAGCGGGCGGCCGGGGGGGCGGTCAGTGTGGACGCCCTGATTCTGGCGCGCTGGCAGAACGACCTGGCCCGCCTGCCCGGCGAGGTGAGGGTGCGGAACACGGCGGGCCGGGTCGTCACCCTGCCGGTGCAGGGCCGCGAGGGCATCGGCCCACGCCTGCTGCTGACCCCCGAGCTGCTCCTGCGGGTGGGCCTGCGGGGGGGCGAGAGCGTGCAGGTGCGGCCCGTCTGATACCGGCGACCAGCCGTCAGCTTCCAGCGGCCAGCCGGGGACGGGGGTGGCCTGCCCGTCTGGCCCGGCTTCCCAGCAGGGGGCGGCGGGGCCGCTAGACTGCCTGGCATGCCGGATGTTCCGCCCACTGCCACCGACCTCGCCCAGGCTGTCCAGGCGCGCGCCACCACCCCACAGGCGCTGCTGGAGGCCGCCCGCGCCCGCGCGGAAGCCGCCCGTGACCTGGGTGCCCTGGTCAGCCTGAACGACCGCGCCGACGAGCAGGCCGCGCGGGTGCAAGCCCGCCTGGACGCGGGCGAGACGCTTCCGCTGGCGGGCGTGCCGGTGGTCGTGAAGGACAACATCAACGTGACGGGCACCCGCACGACCTGCGGCAGCCGCATCCTGGCGAACTTCGTCTCGCCCTACGATGCGACCGCCGCCGCGCGCCTGCGGGCAGCCGGGGCCGTGATCCTGGGCAAGGCGAACATGGATGAGTTCGCAATGGGATCCAGCACCGAGAGCAGCGCCAGCGGCCCCACCCTCAACCCCTGGGACCCGGCGCGCGTGCCGGGCGGCAGCAGCGGCGGCAGCGCGGTGGCGGTCGCCGCGAACATCACCCCGGTCAGCCTGGGCAGCGACACCGGCGGCAGCGTGCGCCAGCCCGCCGCGCTGACGGGCATCTACGGCCTCAAGCCCACCTACGGGCGCGTCAGCCGTTACGGCCTGGTGGCCTACGCGAGCAGCCTCGACCAGATCGGCCCCTTTGCCCGCTCCGCCGCCGACCTGGCCCTGCTGATGAACGTCATCGCCGGGCACGACCCCTGTGATGCCACCAGCCTGGACGCGCCCCCCGCCTTCCGCGCGGGCACCCCCGACGACCTGCGCGGGCTGCGGGTGGGCGTCATCCGCGAGAGCCTGGAAGGCAACACGGCGGGCGTGGAGGCGGCGCTGGGGGCCACCCTGGAGGCCCTGCGCGAGGCCGGGGCCAGCGTGCGGGAGGTGAGCGTGCCCAGCGTCCGGCACGCCATCGCCGCCTATTACCTGATCGCCACGCCCGAGGCCAGCTCCAACCTGGCCCGCTACGACGGCATGGTATATGGCGAGCGCGTGCCCGCGGGTGACGTGGTGAGCAGCATGACCCTGACCCGCGAGCGCGGCTTCGGGCGCGAGGTGCAGCGGCGCATCATGCTGGGCACCTACGCGCTCTCCAGCGGCTACTACGACGCCTACTACGCCAAGGCGATGAAGGTCCGCCGCCTGATCGCCCAGGACTTCGCCCGCGCCCTGGCGGAGGTGGACGTGCTGGTCACGCCCACCAGCCCCTTTCCCGCCTTCCGCCGCGGCGAGCGCACCCAGGACCCCCTCGCCATGTACGCCGCCGACGTGGACACGGTCGCCGTGAACCTCGCGGGCCTGCCCGCCCTGAGCGTGCCTGCCGGATTCGAGACGGTGGACGCCCGCAGGCTTCCCGTCGGCGTGCAGTTCATCGCGCCCGCCCTGCAAGACGAGCGGCTGGTGGCCCTGGCGGGCGGGCTGGAGGCCATCGGTGCGGTGCAGGTGGAGGTGGCCCCGGGCTATGACGCCTGACCCGGCACGGGACCTGCAAGACGCCCTGGAACTCATCCGGCGTGAAGCGCTGCACGCGGACCGGGTGGACTGGGCGCAGGTCACCCACGAGTGTCAGGCGATGTGCGCCGGGGCGTGGACGACGGCGGACGTCTTTCCGGCCCTCCGTCACGCCCTCGCCGCCCTGCAAGACGGGCACAGCCATCTGCGCCTGCCGGACGCGGGAACCGTTCACCGGGGCATCATCGGCCTTTACTTCACCCAGGGCGTGATTGCCCTGGTTCTGCCCGGAAGTCCCGCCAGCCTCGCGGGGTTGCGCCCCGGTGATCGCCTTCTCCGCATTCAGGGGCAGACGGTCGGCCCCGGTGTGAATGAGGGGCTGCGGCAGGACGCCACGCTGACCTTCGAGGTGGACCAGGCGGGACAGCCGCGCGTGCTGACCCTGACGCGGGAAGATACCCGGGTAATTCCGCCGGAACCGCGGGGCCGGCTGGCCGCCCCCGGCATTGGCCTCGTCACCCTGCCCGAATGCGACCTGAACGGCATCCTGGCGGAGGGCGGCACCTATCAGGACCGGGTGCGGGAGATTCTGCTG
The nucleotide sequence above comes from Deinococcus carri. Encoded proteins:
- the scpB gene encoding SMC-Scp complex subunit ScpB; this encodes MTPPLPQALIGAALLAAGRPVTRREVADLLGLPEEAAARALEAFAATLQGAGLGFEVEAVAGGYRLVVPPGLAAHLAPLLAPPALPPLSAAALEVLAVIAYRQPVTRAEIEAMRGGSAGTVVTLQERELVKVVGRSDAVGQPLLYGTTERFLLEFGLTGLDDLPPLEGADFSHLLRG
- a CDS encoding DUF4388 domain-containing protein, which codes for MTLPLSSPASTTDLTAFDPAELLHLLAERGRTGVFRVAQPAGEVQVWLEGGRVRHLRAGSLRGPEVLAHLLREPVGRFHFEEGFTHPAPDLDAHLDELLLEALDTLPEAEPRFGGPARIASPERVARLGWTERQRELLRQIEAGRPLAELARQPGARPLLAKLTRLRLVVPRSLRVARLTVGVTHERAAGGAVSVDALILARWQNDLARLPGEVRVRNTAGRVVTLPVQGREGIGPRLLLTPELLLRVGLRGGESVQVRPV
- the gatA gene encoding Asp-tRNA(Asn)/Glu-tRNA(Gln) amidotransferase subunit GatA, which encodes MPDVPPTATDLAQAVQARATTPQALLEAARARAEAARDLGALVSLNDRADEQAARVQARLDAGETLPLAGVPVVVKDNINVTGTRTTCGSRILANFVSPYDATAAARLRAAGAVILGKANMDEFAMGSSTESSASGPTLNPWDPARVPGGSSGGSAVAVAANITPVSLGSDTGGSVRQPAALTGIYGLKPTYGRVSRYGLVAYASSLDQIGPFARSAADLALLMNVIAGHDPCDATSLDAPPAFRAGTPDDLRGLRVGVIRESLEGNTAGVEAALGATLEALREAGASVREVSVPSVRHAIAAYYLIATPEASSNLARYDGMVYGERVPAGDVVSSMTLTRERGFGREVQRRIMLGTYALSSGYYDAYYAKAMKVRRLIAQDFARALAEVDVLVTPTSPFPAFRRGERTQDPLAMYAADVDTVAVNLAGLPALSVPAGFETVDARRLPVGVQFIAPALQDERLVALAGGLEAIGAVQVEVAPGYDA
- a CDS encoding S41 family peptidase, whose protein sequence is MTPDPARDLQDALELIRREALHADRVDWAQVTHECQAMCAGAWTTADVFPALRHALAALQDGHSHLRLPDAGTVHRGIIGLYFTQGVIALVLPGSPASLAGLRPGDRLLRIQGQTVGPGVNEGLRQDATLTFEVDQAGQPRVLTLTREDTRVIPPEPRGRLAAPGIGLVTLPECDLNGILAEGGTYQDRVREILLDLTAQGATRWVVDLRLNLGGNMWPMLAGIGPLAGEGELGAFVRGEQRWPWSHAGGEASMEGEVLARTPGAFLPPLPDTAPIAVLISPLTASSGEIITLSFLGRPGTRLFGEPTRGLTTSNSLYELPGGAALLITTALDADRTGRVFSGPIEPDVPVSTDWAEFQTGKDPVLKAALAWLENV